From Candidatus Neomarinimicrobiota bacterium, the proteins below share one genomic window:
- a CDS encoding sugar ABC transporter permease: MKQKNTNSESKIGYLMSLPYILYFLLFVGFPLVFSFILIFHKWNVITPMEWVGLRNFIRLFQDRLFFQSILNTLKFLVIHIPLQIIVALLLAVLLNQKIKARGFFRAVYFLPVIVSGVVITLLWRQLYAYDSGLLNILLTKMGLSRIPWITHPDWAMPSIAIMATWKNVGLYIVLFLVGLQGIPRYLYEAAEIDGARPIQQFFFITLPALNSTIVLVIILSTIGGFSLFIEPFVMTGGGPVNSTLSAMLYIYNQAFYFGHMGYAATLGFFFAVIVLLVVLIQKKLVEQKDK, from the coding sequence ATGAAACAAAAAAACACAAATTCCGAAAGCAAAATAGGCTACCTGATGAGCCTCCCTTACATCCTGTATTTCCTTCTGTTTGTCGGGTTCCCCCTTGTTTTTTCATTTATCCTGATTTTCCACAAATGGAATGTGATTACCCCCATGGAGTGGGTAGGCCTGCGGAATTTTATCCGCCTTTTTCAGGATAGACTTTTTTTCCAATCCATCCTAAACACCCTCAAATTTCTGGTCATCCATATCCCCCTTCAAATCATCGTAGCCCTTCTTCTGGCTGTATTGCTCAATCAAAAGATCAAGGCACGGGGGTTTTTTCGGGCGGTCTATTTTCTGCCGGTGATTGTCTCAGGAGTGGTGATTACCCTTTTATGGCGTCAGCTCTATGCTTATGATTCAGGTCTGCTGAATATCCTTCTGACAAAAATGGGCCTGTCTCGTATCCCCTGGATTACCCATCCGGACTGGGCCATGCCTTCCATCGCCATTATGGCCACCTGGAAAAATGTGGGCTTGTACATTGTCCTTTTTCTGGTAGGGCTCCAGGGCATCCCCCGTTATTTGTACGAGGCCGCGGAAATTGACGGAGCAAGGCCCATTCAGCAATTCTTTTTCATCACCCTGCCGGCTTTGAACAGTACCATCGTCCTTGTGATTATCTTATCCACCATCGGCGGTTTTTCACTCTTTATCGAACCCTTCGTCATGACCGGCGGCGGCCCTGTTAACAGCACTTTGTCAGCTATGCTATATATTTACAATCAGGCGTTTTATTTCGGTCACATGGGTTATGCCGCCACACTGGGATTTTTCTTTGCTGTCATTGTATTACTCGTTGTGTTGATTCAAAAGAAACTTGTGGAGCAAAAAGACAAATGA
- a CDS encoding extracellular solute-binding protein: MKKRLILLVILMSVAGVLSCDRNSSQRKDDEAGVIHLTYWCSSNQNEINLAEELVEKWNSTHPEIQVRLQPIPASQSSEEVLLAAIAGKTTPDICSNIWPGAMDDFTNAGGLVRLNEFPDFFDVMASRISMELLNAFQSPDSHYYQIPWKTNPIMVMYNVRLFREAGVKNPPETYSEYLDAARLITKDLDGDGHFDQWMGYRDIRPIWWQRFFDYYTFYIAASGGKTLFDKSDIVFNNDASVEVFQFFQELYANGYYPRTTFQGDQFVAGKLATQFTGPWNVIHIQNYAGADFEFDISPIPVPDDTEGPVYTYGDHKNIALFSTTEHPEAAWEFAKFLITPQADLRLLELCSQIPLRQNLTGDPLYKDYFTQHPRMVKFAEQAPYTRGVDGASDLKEIFDGISQEYEACAVFGLKRPEQAVKDAAERAEMIIEWNRSR; encoded by the coding sequence ATGAAAAAGAGACTGATACTTCTCGTAATTCTCATGAGTGTGGCCGGAGTCCTGTCCTGCGACAGGAATTCATCACAAAGAAAGGATGATGAGGCTGGAGTCATCCATTTAACCTATTGGTGTTCTTCGAATCAGAATGAGATCAATCTGGCAGAAGAACTGGTAGAAAAATGGAACAGCACCCATCCTGAGATACAGGTCCGATTACAACCAATCCCAGCCAGTCAGTCCTCTGAGGAAGTTTTATTGGCTGCCATTGCCGGTAAAACCACCCCGGATATCTGTTCGAACATCTGGCCTGGAGCCATGGATGATTTCACGAATGCCGGGGGGCTTGTCCGCCTAAATGAGTTCCCGGATTTTTTCGATGTGATGGCTTCACGGATTTCCATGGAACTGCTGAATGCATTCCAGTCCCCGGACAGTCATTACTACCAGATCCCATGGAAAACCAATCCCATAATGGTCATGTATAATGTCCGTCTTTTCCGGGAAGCCGGTGTTAAAAATCCACCGGAAACATACAGCGAGTACCTTGACGCAGCCCGGTTGATCACAAAAGATCTGGACGGGGACGGCCATTTCGACCAGTGGATGGGGTACCGGGATATCCGTCCTATCTGGTGGCAACGATTTTTCGACTATTACACCTTTTACATTGCGGCTTCCGGCGGTAAAACCCTCTTTGACAAATCAGACATTGTTTTTAACAACGATGCATCTGTGGAAGTCTTTCAGTTTTTTCAGGAATTGTATGCCAACGGTTATTATCCCCGGACAACCTTTCAGGGGGATCAGTTTGTTGCCGGAAAACTGGCCACTCAATTTACGGGTCCATGGAATGTGATTCATATCCAAAACTATGCCGGAGCGGATTTTGAATTTGATATTTCACCCATACCTGTCCCCGATGATACGGAAGGACCGGTTTATACTTACGGCGACCATAAAAATATTGCACTTTTCAGTACCACCGAACATCCGGAAGCCGCCTGGGAATTTGCCAAATTTCTGATCACCCCGCAGGCCGATTTAAGATTGCTTGAACTATGCAGCCAGATTCCCTTACGGCAAAACCTGACGGGAGATCCCCTTTACAAAGATTATTTTACCCAACATCCCCGAATGGTAAAATTTGCCGAACAGGCACCCTACACACGGGGAGTAGACGGGGCTTCGGATCTGAAAGAGATTTTTGACGGAATTTCCCAGGAGTATGAAGCCTGTGCCGTTTTTGGTCTGAAACGTCCGGAGCAGGCCGTTAAAGATGCAGCAGAACGGGCAGAAATGATTATTGAATGGAACCGCTCACGATGA